TGTTGGTAAACCCAATGCCGGAAAATCTACTTTATTAAATGCATTATTAGACGAAGAACGCGCCATTGTTTCGGACATACCGGGAACCACCCGCGATGTGATTGAAGACGAAATGACCATTGATGGTGTTCAATTCCGATTTATTGATACAGCAGGCTTGCGCGAAACCAACGATATTATTGAAAGCATAGGTGTTGAAAAAGCCTACGAACAAATTAAACTTTCGTCCATTGCCATTTACCTGTTTGATGTGCATGAAATTACCGCTTCCGAATTAAAATTAATTGTCAACGACATTACCCCACACCTAAACAATGCTCAACTGGTATTGGTGGCCAATAAAATTGACAAGGAAGACATGGAATATACCTACCGCGAATTTGCGGAGTACAAAGACATGCTGTTTATTTCTGCCAAAGAAAAAATTGGCATTGACGAATTTAAAAAACACATGGTGGCCCTTTTCGACAACCGCACCATTAACGTTACCGAAACCATTGTTACCAATGCCCGCCATGTGGAAGCGTTGCGCCATACCAATGTGGCTTTAATAAAAGTTTTAGACGGACTCAACCACAATGTTTCGGGCGACTTTTTAGCGATGGACATTCGTCAGGCACTCCACTACCTCGGCACCATTACCGGTGAAATTTCGTCTGACGATTTGTTGACGAATATTTTTAGCAGGTTTTGTATCGGAAAGTAATCCCCATATTACTTAATACGAATCAATCATACTTAATCCCACCTAACTCAATAATAACAATACTTACAGAGAAATTGTTAATTACTTTTTATTCCGATTGATTTGCTTATAAACTTTAAATGATTGTACCTTTGCTGTACCTCAACCACTCGAGGTACAATTTTCTGTACTTCTAAAAATTTGAGGTTTACAAATTGATACAACATGTTACAACATGTTACATCATGTTACAAATGAGCAGCAATATTCAGATACCAAAAATATGTACCTTCTGTAAAACGCCATTCATCGCGAAAACTACGGTTACAAAATTTTGCTCTCATAGTTGTTCTAAAAAATCATGGAAGAATAACAAGAGAAATGACAAAATAGAATCTGCTCAAAAAGAAGAATACGAAAAATCAGTTGGGATCGATTACGATACTATTCAAGCAAAAGAATTTTTAAGTATTAAAGAGACGTGTTTACTTCTCGGTATCAGCAGAATGAGCTTACATCGTTATCTCAAAAAGAAATTAATTATCTCTGCGGAACTCGGTGGACGAATAATTATTCAAAGGAAATCAATTACTAAACTTTTAAAATAAAATGGCTGTACACCTTCGTCAAAAAGAATTAAAAAATGGGTTAATGAGTCTTTATTTAGACTACTACCCTCCTATCAGAAAAAATGATGGCAAATTAACACGCAGAGAATTTTTAAATAGAACGATCTATAAGAAACCCCAAAACGCAGAAGAAAAAAGAATAAATAAGGAAAATTTAAATTTTGCAAATTTACTCCGACTCAAACGTGAAAAAGGAATATTGAATGAGCAAGATGGCATCTTCGATTCTACGAATAAAAAAATGGATTTCCTTAAATATTTCAATAGCCTGATAGAAAAAAGACAAGAAGATATAGGAAAACAGGATAACCACTTAGGTGCATTACACTATCTTCAGGCTTTTACAAATGGAAAATGCATCATGGGTGAAATCAATGAAAGCTTTTGTAATCGTTTCAAAAACTATTTACTAAATGCTGAAAGATTAAATACTGTGCGAGGATTAAAGCTAGCACAAAATTCAGCTTCAAGTTATTTCAACAAATTCCGTGCAGCTGTTACTCAAGCGTTTGATGAAAGATTGATAAATGACAATCCTCTTAAACATGTTAAAGGGATAGAACAAAAGGAAAGTAAACGTGAGTTTTTAACACAAGAAGAATTGCAAAAATTGGTTCAAACTGATTGCGATCTGCCAATTATAAAAACTGCTTGTTTGTTTTCCGCCTTGACTGGCCTCCGCTGGTCAGACCTTTCAGCGCTGAAATGGAAAGATATTCAGCATACAGAAGGAAAAGGCTATTTTTTACATCTGACACAAAAGAAAACTCAGGATGTAATTATGCATCCTATTAACGATAAAGCTGTTCAAATTCTAGGAACACCATTGGATCCTAATGAAAAAATATTTTATGGTTTAAAATACAATGACAGTAATAACGATAGATTAAAAAGATGGGTGTTAAAAGCGGGAATTGAGAAAAAAATCACCCTACACAATTTCCGCCACACATATGCAACGCTTATATTAAATAAAGGGGCTGATATTTTTACTGTTTCAAAATTACTTGGTCATAAAAATATTAGAACTACAATGATATATGCAAAAATTTTAACTGAAACAAAAGTAAATGCTGCTAATTTAATTGATATAGAATTATGATAGACATTGAAGAAGATTTCCCCGCTGGTTTCCCAACAGTATCTAGACATGAATATGACATTGATGCTTTTGAAATAATAGATAATCTGAGAAAGAAACTAATTCAGAATCTAGATTCTATTCCTAAACATTTGCAAGATTTAAAATTCATAGATGAAGAGGAAACCCATCTCCTCAAAGCTATGAAAGAGAAAGAGGTAGACTTAACTGAAAATCTAAAATATAGAAATTACATTTTACCTTCTTCCTATAATTTATACAATACTTATTTAGGCTGGAAGCTTTTAACCATGGATATCTATAAAATTGAACCACTATTATCTTATCAATCGGTTTTGTTTTTAGGAAACGATTATGCGTCATCAGAAAATTTTATAGGATTAGTTGAATTTCATATATACACTTTTGTAAAAACAAGAATTTTTTTTAATGAAAATCTCAGATTAGAAAAAATTGTAAACTGGCTTGAACGTAACAGAATTTTCTTAATAAATAAAGCATACAATTCAAGTGATACCATTGTTGAAGATTTGGAAGTTGAAGCTACAAATATCATTGACGAAAAGAAAGAAGATGAAATCATACCTATAAGCAATGTTATTCTTGAAGCTTTAGATGTTGAAAGTCCAGAAGTTATAGAGCAAAAGGAAAATGAAACTATTCCTTTGTTTAGAACCATCACAATGGATCCACAATTTGCGAAAACATTTGTTGAAAAACTGGAACCATATTTTGAGAAAAAACATCATAAGAATCTCTATAATCTAATCATGTTAAATAAAACTTCTCAAAAACTATCATTTAAAGGCAACAGCAATGTGTTTGCTGAGTTATTTAAAAGATTACGATATAATAAAAAGATATATGTATTGACTAATGATCACTTAGCAAAGTGGCTTGCGGAAAACTTTAATCTAGAAAGAAATCTTAATAAAATCGAAGAATTAAACCTCTCCTCTGTATTGGCTGTCTTAAGAAAGACAGAAAAAGAACCAACAAAAGATAAAATAATTTTAGAAGAACTAGCACAATACATCCTTCCAAGCCAAAGAAAAAAGTAGATACCAAGAAAGTGGGGCCCTTTTAGTGCCCTTTTGATACCTTTTTAAAAAGGGCACCAAAAGGGCGTTGCAATTGACAATTCGCTCGTCTATTTTTACAGCCATATTCAAAACCCTATGGCTACACTTCAATTAACACCAGAAATTCGTGATCTAATAAGATTGACAGTCGATTCTGCAATTAAAGCTACGATTGAACAACTCAATCACACTTCAACTTTCAATCCTTCTATTCAGGATGAAGACTTCCTTTCAGCTGAACAAGCTGCTCACTTTCTAAAAATAAAATTGAGTACGTTTATATTCTAAGGTCGAAAAATCCGATTTGCCCCACTATAGGAGTGGCAAGAGGAAACTGCTATTCAAGAAAACAGAATTGGAAGCATACGTTGCTGCAAGAAGAGCAAAAGCAATCAAGAAATTGCTGATGAAGTAGATAACTATATTCTAAACAAATAATGAAAACACTAAGAACATAAAAAATAAAACTTAATGGAAATCCCGCGTGTCTTAAAACTTTTGAATAGATAAAAATAAAATAAAACAATAAATAAAATGGAAAATGAAATAGTAGACCCAGACAACGAATACATAAAAATATGCGCTTATGAGTATTGTAAGGAAGTGTTTGAAGCCGATCATATGCTTCAGTGCTATTGCCCTGAAAAAAATGGGATACGCAATTTCTGCAAAAACAGGCAGAAACGCTTAAACGATCAGAAAAAAAAGGAAGAGAAAGAGATGGAGGCAAAAACAATTGAAGTCGCACCCACTCCTCCAGTCATTGTATCTGAACCAGCAGTATTACCTAAAGATCCAGTAATGGATGCTTACAAGCAGAAAGCAGCACAAAGAGACTTGACCATAAAATTTATAATTTCTCGCATTGAGGCTTATAAATTCATTGATGTGCCATTAAAAACTATTGAGGCATTTGGTATAGACCTAACTGCTTTTGATCACAAACAATTTTTACCAGCACAGAAACGCCATATGCTTGTATTTGGGACATATGGCGCTATATGGATTGAGGACCACTTAATACGATTCACTAACTTAATTTAAAACCTAAAAACATGATAACAAGAGAAGCTTTACAGAGCCTTTTTGGCGAGACATCAATTGCTGGTATTCCAGCGGCTGTGCAACCTAAAATTTCCATCCCTAATGCAGCGCCAGGGCAACAAGGAAATAGTAATTTAACAAAGATTTTGGTCATTGGAGGAATACTAATAATTGGAGGTATAATTATCTATACAATTAGGGAAAATAGAAAAGAAAAGGAGAAAAAGGAGTTCAAGTTTAAAAAATAACCCCCAACACAATTAAGTGAATGGGGGGCGCCAGAGAGTAGCTGGCTAAATAAGTGTTAACATTACATCATCAAAATTTTCTGATTTATAATCCTTCTTGGTAATTGAAAATTCTAGCTCAATTATCAAAACCTTTTCAAACGTTAAGTCAAATATTTTATAGATAACGATATCTATATGAACTATAAAAAAGTACTATTCAAAATAGCTTGATTTTACACCTTCTTTTTCACAAACTGATAGTGCATTTTTTAAAAGAATTTCAAATCTTTTTAAATTGCTTGGCCAGTGTAATTCGGTTGTGTCATTTCTATTATTATTGCTTAAACGAAAGTAATCTAGAGCTATATTTAAGTCGTTTTTTATACTATTATTTTCGTAAATTTTCAGACTGCCATAATCATGTAATAACAGAGGCTTTGAACTTTCATAACTTTTTCTTATGTCTTTTCTATCAGGAAAATGTAACCAGACTCCCTTTGCATATAATTTAATTGTTAATTGATTTTCATCCTGTTTTACTAATTCTTTATCTGAAAAGGGAGTGAATTTTATGTTTAAAGACATTTCAAATTTACCGTCCATATTATAATATGTTCCATCACCATAATTAGATGGAACAAGTGATTCTTTTTCATGGTATTCATCCCATCTAATATTATGAGTAAATCCACCTTTATTATGATCAATCAAACGTAATAGCTTTAATTCACTCTTCAAATAAACTAATCCTGATCCATTGTTGCAATGCGGTATGATCTTATGCTCAAAACCATACAGCAAGTCTACAATCGTTTTATGTTTTTCAAGTATTTCAAATTGGTTAAAAGCTATTTCATTTTTAAAAGGAGTAAATATCGAATCGATATTGGTTAATTCAATTAACCTAGCGCCATTAACCCCAAATTCTCCAACATATATTTTTTTATCATTATAATAATAGACTATTTTAGAATTTTCACCTGAAACATATTTTTCCCATAAGGTATCGGGCAACTTTTTATAGGGTATAAAAATGGCTTTAATTGTTAATGCTTGAATAATCACATAATCAGCAATAAAATGCTCGTTAATTTTAACTTTTTCTTCAACCCTAATCTGAGGATAAGATGATTTTATTTTTTCTACAATTGCTTTAATGTTGATCATTTGAAGTGGTTTATATTAATTTAAAATCTGTTGTTTGAAAAATATCCGCCAATTGCCCGCCTTCGCTCATATAACCCACCACCATTTCATCTGCTAAATCTACAATTAGCTTATTACGAAGGAAAGCTGTTTCACGAGTTACACGAATTGTATTTTCGTCAAATGGAGTAATTACCAACAAACGACCAGCATCAATTGCATTTAGAATAGGTTTATCGAATTGTTTATGAATGCCTCTGGCTAATGCAAGAATGATAGGCTGCTTTCCTTTAAGCAAAATCTCAAATACATCTTTTTCTATTTGAGAATGATTACCTGTAATAACACATTTACCTTCCTTACGCATTTTTTGCCCAATCGTAGCTTTTAAGAACTATATCTGCAGAACATTTTTGCGAAGAAAGAAAACCTGTTTTATGCAGTTTTAATATGTCTTTGTTTCCAAAATATTTCATTACAATCGTTATTAATCCTCCTCATCTTCTTCAATATCCACATCGCTTAATAAAATTTTCATACGATACTTAATATCGTAATTAATAATAAAATCCAATTCTTCCTCAGTAAAGCCATAATACTCTGCTAAAACCGTGTCAATCTGATCTATAATATTTTTAGACTTCTTAATATAAAAATATTGCTTTTTCATTTGAAATTCTCGTCCTTTTGTTGAGTAATTCCTAACGACAATTTTACTGTTTTCTTGAAAATCACTTTGTAACTCTTCGCCTAATTGAACTAACTTCTTCTTAGCTGGTGATGAGAGTTTATTAAAATCAAATTTCAAGTCAAAATCACGACTATTAATTACTTGACAACTAGACCAAACAATATAATTTAGAAAGAATAGACTTGAAGAAAGAAGCCCGCCAAAAACATACTTTTTTTCTGATGAATCAAAATATAGTGGTTTCATCTCACCTGTTACTTTATTTACACCATCTTCTTTAAACACAGGGATTTTGTCAAGTATTTTAACCCAATACAACACTGCTCTGAAGTAATAAATCATATTTCTAGTAGCAGAATTAGACTTGAAATACTCTATATTAAAACTTGATGAGTTCGTTTTTTGCAATAGCCTTTTTGCAAATTCATTTGGAACTTTTGGTATACTACCTTCTATAATAAAATCAAGGACAGACGTATAAGATATATTTTGAAAAAGATCCGGTCTGTAATCATTATACCATTTATAATATTGTGATGAATAAAGTTGATCTTTGGTATTGCAATCAGAAATAATTATAGCCAATAACATATTCGCACCATCAAATAATTTACCTGGGCGCCAAGAGTAATTTGATATCCATGATGATTTATTTGTTTTTAAAATTGCTTGTAAAGGACTCAATTTACCAGCGGAAATACTAGAATTAGGTATTATGAATCCAAACTTACCTCTGCTATGAAGTAACGAAAACGATCTTTCTGTGCAATATGCATACAAGTTTGAGCAAGACAGTGTAGTATAATCTTTCAATATATATTCACTTTTTTCTTCTGTATAAACAACGTACGGAGGATTACCAATTATTACATCGAAACCTCCATCTGCCGCAACAATTTTGTAAAATTCTGCAAACCAATGAAAAGGTTTGTGCGAGCTTAACCAGTATTGAAATTGATTGATTTTTTTCTTCGTTTTTTTGCCCTTATCTGTTGTTATCTCTATTTCGACATTTTTTTCTAAATCCGTAATACCATAATTAGAAGAAAGATATTCATTCAATTTTTGATTCAATTCTTTTAATCTTGCACTTAAATCAGCTTTTGCCTTTTTAAAACTATCACTTCCTTGGTCGTTAATTAATTGATTGTTCTGAAAATGGCTGAAGGCTTTACCAACCAATTCAAACTCCTCTTTAAAATCTTCTACTTTTGCTTCGGCAAACATTGGCTCCGTCTTTCTTATAGTTTCCAACATTTCTTTTTCTGTTGCAAAACCAATTAATGTATTACCGGAACGAATATTAAAATCAACATCAGGCAAAGGTTCTAATCCAAAATTTTCTTTCCGTGGATTTACATCTACACAAGCAACTAATTTTAAAAATAAGCGCAGCTTGGCAATTTCTACCGCTTCTTTCATTATATCTACACCGTAAAGATTATTTAGTATAATGCTTTTGTAAATGTAGTATTGTAAGTTTGGATGCTTTTCGCTTTTTACATCTTCTAATGTTTTTTCAAAGAACTTATATTTAGCCGGCTGCTCAGATGTAAACTGTTCCATGCGGATAATACAAGCCTCATACATTGGTTCTAAAATATTGAGTGCCGCAAACAAGAATGCACCCGAACCGCATGTGGGGTCTAAAATTGTAATTTTATTAATTGCTTTGTAAAAATGCTCAACAAAGTTTGCATCTGGTGTGCTTTCGATAAAATCTTGAGTAAACTGACGGATATTTATATTGTAGGAAATAAAGTCATTGATTGACTTTATTTCTCCATTTGATATTTTAGTATTTATTTCATTGTAGCGTTTTCTTCTATCAATTAACTCACGATATAATTCGGTTGGCAATGCAATGTCTTTAGGAGCAGGCTGATTCCATGTTTTACGAATTTCCCACAAGTGAGATTTACTAACTGCATTTACTAATTGCTTTTCGAGGTTATCATTAAAGCCCTCTTGAATTTCTTTAGGTAAATCGCTCAAAATATCCCCATTTTTGCGTATACCATACTTTACTGCATCAAAAATATAATCATCACCACTATTTTTAATATACGACCAAATTTCACCATTTGATTTAAACGGCTCCTTGCAGTTACGTGCAGTTTCATCAAATAAAAATGGGATAATGGTGTTTTTACCTATGTAATCTGTAATATCTTCCTTTGTGTAATATGCTCCCATTTCTGCCCTGTCGTTGATGTATTTTTCAAAGATATAACCAATAACATCTGGGTTAATATCACGACCTGTTGCCTCTATGCTATTATCTAAATGCCAATTCCATTGATCAAAAAAATCAAATATTTTTTTAAAAGCTTCGTCAGCAATATTAATTTGTGAAAATTGATGTTCCAATTCGTGAACATCGAACAAACCACCATTTAGGTAAGGTATTTTACCTAAGTCAACTGGTAATTTTTGTTTACGTTTTTTTCGGGTTTACCTAAACCATCGTGAAATAACTCTAGCAAAAAACTGCGATAAAAGCTATAGAAATTATTTTTACCGGATTTATCTGAACAAGCACCTAACTTATTTTGCAAGTAATGTATATCTTGGTCTAAAAAGCCTTTCTTTTGAATAAAATAACAGAACATTAAACGGTTAAGCATTAAAGATGCATACCATTGTTTATTAAGGTTTTCTTTATCACTAATGTGCTCATCAATCCCATCAATAAAATCAAGAAAAATTGTGTGTTGCTTTTTGAATTGGTCATAGAATTTTTTAGTAACCTGGTCGGTGTTACGTGCAAAATTTTCAGAAATACGTTGCTTGACATCAACGATTGTAATTTTTTCTTCATCATCTAAAGTGAAGAGTAAATTTTTCATTCGTTGAAAAAGTCCTTCAACATCTTGATGTGTGTACCAACTTACTTCACGAACTTGTTTGGGCTTGTTCTCTTCCTTAATTGCGAGTTGCCAAATTTGTTGTTTCTTATCTCTGTCAGAATAAATTATAAGATGTTCGAAATAGTGATTTGCAACTTTACTTTCTAATTGTTTACGAATATTACTTAAAGGAATTTTGCCATTTGATAATGGAGGGCAAAGTATAATTACGAATCCTTTTTTTTCTGCTATACCTTGCAGCATAAACGCTTCCTCGTTTATTGCAACCGGCAATTGATTATTAAAATTATCCCAGCCTAACTGATTAAAAAGGTCTTTAAAATCAAATGCCTTAATAAATTCTGTAAATTGTGCTTTTTTCATATTACTTTATTCTTAAGCCCATCGAGCATATAATTTGTGGCTCTTTACTAACATTCTCGTCTTCACTGATCAGACTTAGTTTTCCGTCTTCACGCAGTGAAACAATTAAGTTACTCAATTCCTCATCTGTAATACCTGTTTTAAGTTGTCTGTTTATCGTATCTCGTGCAAACTCCCTTAAAGGATAATCATAAATATCCTGAATAGCTCGCTTTAATTCTTCCGTTATAAATAAGGTTCCTTCATGCCTTTGAGCATAAGAAAATAAACGATTGTATGCTCTATATCTAGCTCCCGATTTCTTCCCTAATTGACCTCCGACTTTTGATTCAGTATCTTTAATATGGTTTAAGCCAATTTTCACCAAATCATGATGTTTTTCAAATCGTTCAAGTGCAGGTTCTGTAGGGCCACACTTTACGGCTTTTAAAATTTGGAACTGAGACTGAGTAATTATTTTCCCTGTTTCATCAACCCAAGCTAATACATCGTTTTCACTTGCAGTTTTTGTATAAACGATAGAACCATTCTTCTCTTGCTCATTAGAACCCTTCATGGTTGCATAAAGCACATCGGGCATATCAGGAATCAATTTTGCTAGCTCTGGTTGTTGATCAATTGCATTTTTCCATATTTGAAATGCGAATGAAGCCAAATCAACTTCAATATCTTCTTCCTCATCTAGGATGCCTGACTTTTCATTATACAAATCTTGAATATTGATTGGGTCTCCTTCAAAGAAAACTTCATCAGAACCAACTGTTTCGGCATTTTCGCGAATCCTTTGACTTAAACGGCCACGTAAGTTGATAATGTTTTCTATGCCATCTTCTGGTAAAAATGAATAACAAAAAATTTCGTGATGCTCTTGCCCAATACGATCAACACGACCTGCACGCTGAATTAAACGAATAATAGCCCAAGGTAAATCATAATTTAAAACGATATGAGCATCTTGCAAATTTTGACCTTCACTTAATACATCTGTAGTAATCAAAACTCTAATTTCTTGGTTTTGCGGGATGTCCTTATTGTTACTCTTAGGACTGAAACGATAGGCTATTCCTGTAGGATTCTCGTTATCTCCGGTAACACAATCCATTTGCTTAATACCCCTTTTCTTTAATGAATCAAAGAGGTAATTGGCAGTATCAGAGTATTGCGTAAAAATTAATACCTTTTCATTTTTATGTTTTTTAGTTATTAATTCATGCAGCGCATTTAATTGTCTATCCTCTTCTTGCTTCCAGTCTTTTCCCAATGATAATATTTTCATAAGTTCCTTGCCGTCATTCTCCAAATGAGTTTTAAACTTATCGCTGAATAATTGGCTTTTTATCCATTGAAAATTACTTTTCTTATTGTATAAGTAAGAATAATATTTTTCTGCCTGCTTTAAATATTCCTTTGCTGTGGTAAGTATTTCGGTTTGAGATTCATTATTGTTTTCTTCATCGTCCTCCTCATTATCAGAATACATAAAATCATCAATTAATCCAGCTTCTTGTTTGCCAATAGGGAATGGCAAATTGTTTTCAATTGCATAGATAAATAGATAATTTCTAAGTATGTGACGACTTATTGATAGCAGAAAAGAGTAGCCACTACTTTCTAATCTTTTAAAGAGGTTAGTTCTTGCAAAACCAATAAGCCGAGTGCCAGCACGACTAAGATTTTCTTTAATAAGAATTTCTTCCTTTGTAATTTCAACAACGGGCTTCTTGTTTTCATAGCCTTGTTGTCCTAAACCATAACGGGGAAGTATTAATCCATCAATAATATCAACAACCTTTTTGGAATATAATTTAGCATATTGGTCTTTCGGGTCTTTGGGATTAAAAACATATTCGACTTTGCGTGGCAGTCGATCTGGAAAATAGGATCGCCTTCCATCTGAAAATTCCAAGTATTTTCTATCTTTCTCAGGGTCGTTTTTCGCATAGTTCGTTTTAATGAAGCTACGTGTTCTTCGCACTAAAAATAATCGCATTAACTCTGCCCAGTCGTCTGAGAATTGACTTTTTTCAAAAGCAGAAATTGAGGTTTCGGGAACTTGATGGTTAGCGAGAAAATGTATTCTGCCACCGATGCTTTCAATATATCTTTCTGGACTGATGCCAAGATTATATTCTTCATCTAAAAATAAACGAAGTTGATTACTTAAATCTAAATATGTTTTATTGTAAGGTGTCGCTGTCAGCATGATTACCTTACTGTCATTTAACTGAATGTATTCTTGTATGGCTCTGTATCTTTTTCCATCTCGATTACGAAGATTATGACTCTCATCAATTATAACCAACCTGTATCTTCTTTCATTAGCAAGTTTAGTTTGCGCTTGAGTAACAGACATTATTTTTGCTCTTAATTGGTAGGTGTGTGCATAATCAGTCCACATACCAACAAGATTCTTAGGGCATATTATCAACGTTTCGAGAAAAAAATCATCTTCAAACATTTTTGCCAA
This sequence is a window from Bacteroidota bacterium. Protein-coding genes within it:
- the mnmE gene encoding tRNA uridine-5-carboxymethylaminomethyl(34) synthesis GTPase MnmE, with translation MTYATHNDTIVALATPQGIGAIGVIRLSGPQAIAICESVFATKNLKKKQLENKASHTIHFGVIHENDVIIDEVLVSLFKAPHSYTGENTVEISCHGSQFIQQHLIQLFIKKGARLANHGEFTLRAFLNGKLDLSQAEAVADLIASKSSASHQVAMQQMRGGFSNQIKTLRQNLIDFASLIELELDFSEEDVEFADRSDLKTLVNTIQRIVQRLIDSFEVGNVIKNGIPVAIVGKPNAGKSTLLNALLDEERAIVSDIPGTTRDVIEDEMTIDGVQFRFIDTAGLRETNDIIESIGVEKAYEQIKLSSIAIYLFDVHEITASELKLIVNDITPHLNNAQLVLVANKIDKEDMEYTYREFAEYKDMLFISAKEKIGIDEFKKHMVALFDNRTINVTETIVTNARHVEALRHTNVALIKVLDGLNHNVSGDFLAMDIRQALHYLGTITGEISSDDLLTNIFSRFCIGK
- a CDS encoding helix-turn-helix domain-containing protein, which codes for MSSNIQIPKICTFCKTPFIAKTTVTKFCSHSCSKKSWKNNKRNDKIESAQKEEYEKSVGIDYDTIQAKEFLSIKETCLLLGISRMSLHRYLKKKLIISAELGGRIIIQRKSITKLLK
- a CDS encoding site-specific integrase, with the translated sequence MAVHLRQKELKNGLMSLYLDYYPPIRKNDGKLTRREFLNRTIYKKPQNAEEKRINKENLNFANLLRLKREKGILNEQDGIFDSTNKKMDFLKYFNSLIEKRQEDIGKQDNHLGALHYLQAFTNGKCIMGEINESFCNRFKNYLLNAERLNTVRGLKLAQNSASSYFNKFRAAVTQAFDERLINDNPLKHVKGIEQKESKREFLTQEELQKLVQTDCDLPIIKTACLFSALTGLRWSDLSALKWKDIQHTEGKGYFLHLTQKKTQDVIMHPINDKAVQILGTPLDPNEKIFYGLKYNDSNNDRLKRWVLKAGIEKKITLHNFRHTYATLILNKGADIFTVSKLLGHKNIRTTMIYAKILTETKVNAANLIDIEL
- a CDS encoding Eco57I restriction-modification methylase domain-containing protein, with protein sequence MEHQFSQINIADEAFKKIFDFFDQWNWHLDNSIEATGRDINPDVIGYIFEKYINDRAEMGAYYTKEDITDYIGKNTIIPFLFDETARNCKEPFKSNGEIWSYIKNSGDDYIFDAVKYGIRKNGDILSDLPKEIQEGFNDNLEKQLVNAVSKSHLWEIRKTWNQPAPKDIALPTELYRELIDRRKRYNEINTKISNGEIKSINDFISYNINIRQFTQDFIESTPDANFVEHFYKAINKITILDPTCGSGAFLFAALNILEPMYEACIIRMEQFTSEQPAKYKFFEKTLEDVKSEKHPNLQYYIYKSIILNNLYGVDIMKEAVEIAKLRLFLKLVACVDVNPRKENFGLEPLPDVDFNIRSGNTLIGFATEKEMLETIRKTEPMFAEAKVEDFKEEFELVGKAFSHFQNNQLINDQGSDSFKKAKADLSARLKELNQKLNEYLSSNYGITDLEKNVEIEITTDKGKKTKKKINQFQYWLSSHKPFHWFAEFYKIVAADGGFDVIIGNPPYVVYTEEKSEYILKDYTTLSCSNLYAYCTERSFSLLHSRGKFGFIIPNSSISAGKLSPLQAILKTNKSSWISNYSWRPGKLFDGANMLLAIIISDCNTKDQLYSSQYYKWYNDYRPDLFQNISYTSVLDFIIEGSIPKVPNEFAKRLLQKTNSSSFNIEYFKSNSATRNMIYYFRAVLYWVKILDKIPVFKEDGVNKVTGEMKPLYFDSSEKKYVFGGLLSSSLFFLNYIVWSSCQVINSRDFDLKFDFNKLSSPAKKKLVQLGEELQSDFQENSKIVVRNYSTKGREFQMKKQYFYIKKSKNIIDQIDTVLAEYYGFTEEELDFIINYDIKYRMKILLSDVDIEEDEED
- a CDS encoding DEAD/DEAH box helicase family protein, which encodes MPTIYDNIEKHLEEGLNKTLETSKRADFCIGYFNLRGWQKVAEKVEKLEGDFLPPEFEDDTKYHCRVLIGMQKLPADEIKDQYIGEGNVMIDNITAQELRKKIAREFREQLVIGNPTNSDEKALKRLAKQLREKRVIVKLHLKHRLHAKLYLAHRNDYNSPTIGFVGSSNLTFSGIKGQGELNVDVVEGDAAKKLAKWYQDRWIDRWSIDITDELAEIIETSWATEKLNLPYYVYLKMAYHLSREARAGISEFQLPKVFERELLPFQQSAVKVAAHHLHHRGGVIIGDVVGLGKTITATALAKMFEDDFFLETLIICPKNLVGMWTDYAHTYQLRAKIMSVTQAQTKLANERRYRLVIIDESHNLRNRDGKRYRAIQEYIQLNDSKVIMLTATPYNKTYLDLSNQLRLFLDEEYNLGISPERYIESIGGRIHFLANHQVPETSISAFEKSQFSDDWAELMRLFLVRRTRSFIKTNYAKNDPEKDRKYLEFSDGRRSYFPDRLPRKVEYVFNPKDPKDQYAKLYSKKVVDIIDGLILPRYGLGQQGYENKKPVVEITKEEILIKENLSRAGTRLIGFARTNLFKRLESSGYSFLLSISRHILRNYLFIYAIENNLPFPIGKQEAGLIDDFMYSDNEEDDEENNNESQTEILTTAKEYLKQAEKYYSYLYNKKSNFQWIKSQLFSDKFKTHLENDGKELMKILSLGKDWKQEEDRQLNALHELITKKHKNEKVLIFTQYSDTANYLFDSLKKRGIKQMDCVTGDNENPTGIAYRFSPKSNNKDIPQNQEIRVLITTDVLSEGQNLQDAHIVLNYDLPWAIIRLIQRAGRVDRIGQEHHEIFCYSFLPEDGIENIINLRGRLSQRIRENAETVGSDEVFFEGDPINIQDLYNEKSGILDEEEDIEVDLASFAFQIWKNAIDQQPELAKLIPDMPDVLYATMKGSNEQEKNGSIVYTKTASENDVLAWVDETGKIITQSQFQILKAVKCGPTEPALERFEKHHDLVKIGLNHIKDTESKVGGQLGKKSGARYRAYNRLFSYAQRHEGTLFITEELKRAIQDIYDYPLREFARDTINRQLKTGITDEELSNLIVSLREDGKLSLISEDENVSKEPQIICSMGLRIK